The following is a genomic window from Micromonospora cathayae.
CGTCTCCTGACGGTCCGGACGGGAAATCCCGGCGACCCAGGGTAACCCGACGGGGTCGGCGCGCCACCCACTGTGAAGAAGGGACGGATCGACCGCCCACCCCGGTCTCCGGCGGGCCCCGGTCACCGCGGCTGCGGTGACCGGCCCCCGTCCCGGGCGGCCCCGGCACTTCCCCGCCGCCGACGTACCCGCCAGACCACCAGGGCGACCCCCAGCAGCGGCACCGCACCCGCCAGCAGCATCGGCCGCGCCAGGTCGGACCACGGCGTACCGGCATCCCGGCCCGCCGGCACGACGGCCGGCGCGGACACCGACGCGACGGCGGCCGGGGTGGCCCCGGGTAGCGGCTCACCGGGCTCGACCAGCCGGCCGACGGTGGCGTCCCGGGGCAGCGCGAAGCCCCAGTCGAGCAGCGCGGCCCCCTGCTGCCAGCCACGTAACGGCCGGGGCTCGGCGTTCAGCAGCGCCACCACCAGCCGCCGCCCATCGCGTTCGGCCGCCCCGACGTAGGTGTGCCGGGCCAGGTCGGTGAAGCCGGTCTTGCCGCCGAGCGCCCCCGGATACCGGTACACGAGCTGGTTCTCGTTCTGGATCTGGAAGCCCTTCGCCAGCCGCCCCTGGGCGGGCACCTGGGTCCGCTCGGTCAACGCGTACCGGCGGAAGGTGGGGTCGGCGAAGCAGACCCGGGCGATCAGCGCCAGGTCGTACGCGCTGGTGAACTGGCCGGGACCGTCCAGCCCGGACGGGGTCACCGCACGGGTCTGGTACGCGCCGAGCCGGCGGGCCTGCTCGTTCATCGCCCGTACCCCACCGGCCGCGCCCTGGCCACCACCGCCGAGCCGGGCCAGGGTGTTGGCGGCGTCGTTGCCGGACTGGAGCAGCAGCCCGAGCCAGAGCAGCTCCACCGGGTACCGACCGCCCTCGACCAGCCCGACGGCCGAGCTGCCCGGCTCGATGTCGAGGTCGGCGGCGGTCACCGTGACCACCTGGCGCGGGTCCAGCCTGGGCAACAGGGTGGCGGCGAGCAGCAGTTTCTGCACGCTGGCCGGGGTGCTCGGCTCGTGCGGGCCGCAGCCGCCCAACACCGCGCCGGTCTCGAGGTCCGCGACCAGCCACGAGGTGGCGGTCAGCGCCGGGGGTGCCGGTACGCCGGGCGGCACGACCAGGCCCGCCGTGGCCAGCGCCGGCCCACCCACCGCGCGTTCGTCGGGACCGACCACCGGCGGTGCCGGGCGGGGTGGCCGGGACACGTCCGGGGCGGGTGTCGTCGGGCACGGCACGACGGTGGCGACCGACCGCGCCGGCGGTGTTGGGGTGGGTCCGGCCACGGCCGGGGCGGACC
Proteins encoded in this region:
- a CDS encoding D-alanyl-D-alanine carboxypeptidase family protein, yielding MAGSAPAVAGPTPTPPARSVATVVPCPTTPAPDVSRPPRPAPPVVGPDERAVGGPALATAGLVVPPGVPAPPALTATSWLVADLETGAVLGGCGPHEPSTPASVQKLLLAATLLPRLDPRQVVTVTAADLDIEPGSSAVGLVEGGRYPVELLWLGLLLQSGNDAANTLARLGGGGQGAAGGVRAMNEQARRLGAYQTRAVTPSGLDGPGQFTSAYDLALIARVCFADPTFRRYALTERTQVPAQGRLAKGFQIQNENQLVYRYPGALGGKTGFTDLARHTYVGAAERDGRRLVVALLNAEPRPLRGWQQGAALLDWGFALPRDATVGRLVEPGEPLPGATPAAVASVSAPAVVPAGRDAGTPWSDLARPMLLAGAVPLLGVALVVWRVRRRRGSAGAARDGGRSPQPR